The following proteins are co-located in the Triticum aestivum cultivar Chinese Spring chromosome 1A, IWGSC CS RefSeq v2.1, whole genome shotgun sequence genome:
- the LOC123083951 gene encoding putative germin-like protein 2-1 translates to MASKFFLLALLALSASRALASDPGQLQDFCVADKTSQVFVNGFACKDPKTAVVEDFYFSSLHMVGNTSNKQGSVVTAVNVAQIAGLNTLGVSLARVDYAPYGQNPPHLHPRATEILTVLEGSLYVGFVTSNPENKLFSKVLNKGDVFVFPQGLIHFQFNIGNNEAIAIAALSSKNPGVITIANAVFGSKQTISDDILAKAFQVDKNIIDHIQAQF, encoded by the exons ATGGCTTCAAAGTTTTTCCTCCTTGCCCTGTTGGCTTTGTCGGCTTCTCGTGCTCTTGCCTCTGACCCGGGTCAGCTTCAGGATTTCTGCGTCGCTGACAAGACATCTCAAG TTTTTGTCAATGGATTCGCATGCAAAGACCCAAAGACCGCAGTGGTAGAGGACTTCTACTTCTCTAGCCTCCACATGGTCGGGAACACGAGCAACAAGCAAGGCTCCGTTGTGACTGCAGTTAACGTGGCACAGATTGCCGGGTTGAACACTTTGGGTGTCTCATTGGCGCGTGTTGATTATGCACCTTATGGTCAAAACCCACCGCACCTTCACCCTCGTGCAACCGAGATCCTAACAGTGTTGGAAGGCTCACTCTATGTTGGTTTCGTGACTTCGAACCCTGAGAACAAGTTGTTCTCAAAAGTTTTGAACAAAGGGGACGTGTTTGTGTTTCCGCAAGGGCTGATTCACTTTCAGTTTAACATTGGAAACAACGAAGCGATAGCCATTGCGGCGCTAAGCAGCAAGAACCCCGGTGTGATCACCATAGCCAATGCGGTTTTTGGATCCAAGCAAACCATCTCAGATGATATCCTGGCCAAAGCCTTCCAGGTGGACAAGAACATCATAGACCATATCCAAGCTCAATTCTAG